The genomic interval CAGTAGGAAGAGAAGAATAACCTCCTATTTTTTGTGATGCAGAAGATGGACCTATTAATGCAATTGATTTACATTCTTTGCCAATAGGTAATACTCCATCATTTTTAAGTAATGTTATTGATTCACGAGCTACATTTAAAGAAATATCTCTATGCTCATCACAACGTATTATTTCTTTGTATCGTTCCTCATTTGTGTAAGGATTCTCAAATAAACCTAAATCAAATTTTACTCTTAAAACACGTTTCACTGCATCATTAATTCTTTCAATATCCAGTTTTCCTTCATTTACTAATTCTACTAAAGTTGTTTCAAAAAATTCATTTGGATAATCACAACCTTGAACGTCTAACCCATTTGCTATTGCCATCTTTATAGCATCTTTGTCATCTTTAACTAAGTGATGCCTATTTTTTATTTCACCGATTCCTGCCCAATCCGAACGAGAGTATCCTTTTATTTCTAGTTGTTCTTTTAATATATCATTCAAATAATATTTTGAACACATCATTACATCACCATCAATGGAATTATAACTTGCCATTACATTATATGCTCCACCTTCTTTAATACCAGCTTCAAATACTGGAAGATATACACTATGTACTTCTCTATGTCCAACTCTTGCTGGTGAACAGTTAGTACCACCTTCTGGGATACCATGTACGCAATAATGTTTTGGCTCCGAAACTACAGCATCATCTCGGCTTACATCGCCTTTTTGCTCACCTGTAATCATAGCAACTCCCATTCTTGAAGAAAGATAAGTATCTTCCCCAAAAGTTTCTTCAACTCTTCCCCAACGTGGTTCTCTTGCGATATCTAAGTTTGGGGCTAATATTTCATGCATACCTAAAGCACGAGTTTCTCTACCTATTGCCTCTCCCACTTTTTTAACTAAATCCACATCAAATGTAGCTCCTAAATTAAGAGGTACTGGAAATACTGTTCCTCTTGTTCCACTCACACCATGTAACGCTTCTGCAGTAAATATACATGGTATACCCAACCTTGTTTCTTCAATGAAATATCGTTGAAGTTTATTCATCACTGCGGGTATTGAATAAGTATCATGCACAAAACCAATACCTCTGTCACCAAATTCTTTTCTAATTCTATCAAAATTAAATTCCGTATCATTATCAACACTACAATTATGTATAGTTGAAGGCTTTGTAGCAAATTCCACCCCACGCATCATATCAAGTTGTGCTGCTTTTTCTTCTAATGTCATACGTGATAATAAGTCCACAATTCTTTTTTCTACTGGCAATTCTCTATTCATATAATCCATTATCATTCCTCCATTTTCATAAACAATAAATTCTGACGTTTTCAACATTATGTGACATGCTCCCCCACTAAACCTATAAAACGGTTTTGAGGGGGCTTCTTGGGACGTAGTA from Vallitalea longa carries:
- a CDS encoding glycoside hydrolase family 3 N-terminal domain-containing protein; the encoded protein is MDYMNRELPVEKRIVDLLSRMTLEEKAAQLDMMRGVEFATKPSTIHNCSVDNDTEFNFDRIRKEFGDRGIGFVHDTYSIPAVMNKLQRYFIEETRLGIPCIFTAEALHGVSGTRGTVFPVPLNLGATFDVDLVKKVGEAIGRETRALGMHEILAPNLDIAREPRWGRVEETFGEDTYLSSRMGVAMITGEQKGDVSRDDAVVSEPKHYCVHGIPEGGTNCSPARVGHREVHSVYLPVFEAGIKEGGAYNVMASYNSIDGDVMMCSKYYLNDILKEQLEIKGYSRSDWAGIGEIKNRHHLVKDDKDAIKMAIANGLDVQGCDYPNEFFETTLVELVNEGKLDIERINDAVKRVLRVKFDLGLFENPYTNEERYKEIIRCDEHRDISLNVARESITLLKNDGVLPIGKECKSIALIGPSSASQKIGGYSSLPTGYKVLSVYDELKKAVGEDVIVRQCDGCAITKGKKTQRIVDGQPHLYSEGEDEIIDTVEEAIEIASKCDFIIMVGGDNTITSGEGRDRCELTLHGRQRELIQKLSELGKPLVLILENGKPVDLSIEKDICNAIMVTWFGGELGAQAIVEAVLGKINPAGRLPISFPQSTSRIPCYYSMLPGGATVFLEGDKSALYPFGFGLSYTTFNYSDMTVSNIDKKECTATISVKVKNTGNMKGDEVVQLYIDDVESTVVTPPMLLKGFKRISLDVGESKKVSFKLNYDSFKLMNLKYEWVVESGDFRILIGSASNDILCETTITL